The proteins below come from a single Ruficoccus amylovorans genomic window:
- a CDS encoding tetratricopeptide repeat protein, translating to MSITVGKIAAICLSVATFFVAGCSRSDPEAERARIDAEVAAQLDTAKAQLYSGNVEQAVRALELLDADHPNRPAVIEQLAFAYLEVPDPAMAAFYFDQAYGLDNTRTDLALFAAQAHSRMKDWNAAATAYQNYLAGEPLDTQAWKELAKAQRAAGKLQPSLDAWLRAFKTSNNKPTCAEAVQLGQLYYELGNQAQAGDWWNYALKMPEQGDGYAQARMGLLRLALTREHWDQAEQLVARLDEQSPALLDNSDLSGVRQQLKDLKAGTSIKVPGSQAGAASAGTAATATGGTSGSSTSTDTTNVADIPDAPGGGAKVIDSEYLAPAGQNLVTEPDGTTTVVASGTPADSTATGSGEQVLTATWGDAGDGTPTDTVSVVVTEDNTLSAVAPTPLADTESSLPDPEPEMPEAKNEYERGLFAYQEGNYAAAIRHYQLSLANENSENPQTYYDLSRAYYAIGQWQQAELYASEAMRRQPRNLQYRAQYLRTVQKSQSRQRLMIELAKAYEQFPDSPDIALALARGYDKIEQNPRNARIMYETFLQLAPADHAKRAEIEQLLITYP from the coding sequence ATGTCTATCACAGTCGGCAAGATTGCGGCCATTTGTTTATCAGTGGCAACCTTTTTCGTGGCCGGTTGCTCTCGCAGTGACCCCGAGGCCGAACGCGCGCGCATCGACGCGGAAGTCGCCGCCCAGCTTGACACAGCCAAGGCCCAGCTTTACAGCGGCAACGTTGAGCAGGCCGTCCGCGCCCTGGAGTTGCTCGACGCCGACCACCCGAACCGCCCCGCCGTCATTGAGCAGCTTGCCTTCGCCTACCTCGAAGTCCCCGATCCGGCGATGGCCGCCTTTTACTTCGACCAGGCCTACGGGCTGGACAACACCCGCACCGACCTGGCGCTTTTCGCCGCACAGGCCCACTCGCGGATGAAGGACTGGAACGCCGCCGCCACCGCCTACCAGAACTACCTCGCCGGCGAACCGCTCGACACTCAGGCCTGGAAGGAACTGGCCAAGGCCCAGCGCGCCGCCGGTAAACTCCAGCCCTCGCTCGACGCATGGCTGCGCGCTTTCAAGACCTCGAACAACAAGCCCACCTGCGCCGAGGCCGTCCAACTGGGCCAACTCTACTACGAACTCGGCAATCAGGCTCAAGCCGGAGACTGGTGGAACTACGCCCTGAAAATGCCTGAGCAGGGCGACGGCTACGCCCAGGCCCGCATGGGCCTGCTCCGTCTGGCCCTCACCCGCGAGCACTGGGACCAGGCCGAACAGCTTGTGGCCCGCCTCGACGAGCAATCCCCTGCCCTTCTCGACAACAGCGACCTCTCCGGCGTGCGCCAGCAGTTAAAAGACCTCAAGGCCGGCACCTCGATCAAAGTTCCCGGCTCTCAGGCCGGGGCCGCTTCGGCCGGAACTGCGGCCACTGCGACCGGCGGCACTTCGGGCAGCAGTACCTCCACCGACACCACTAACGTGGCCGACATCCCCGACGCACCGGGCGGCGGCGCAAAGGTTATTGATTCCGAATATCTTGCCCCCGCCGGGCAAAATCTGGTCACGGAACCCGACGGCACCACCACCGTCGTCGCCAGCGGGACGCCTGCTGATTCCACCGCAACCGGCAGTGGCGAACAGGTGCTGACCGCGACCTGGGGCGATGCCGGAGACGGCACCCCGACGGACACGGTCTCCGTCGTCGTGACCGAGGACAACACCCTTTCCGCCGTGGCCCCGACCCCGCTGGCCGACACCGAAAGCTCGCTCCCCGACCCCGAACCGGAGATGCCCGAGGCTAAAAACGAGTACGAGCGCGGCCTTTTCGCCTATCAGGAGGGCAATTACGCGGCTGCCATCCGGCATTACCAGCTCTCCCTCGCCAACGAAAACAGCGAGAACCCCCAGACCTACTACGACCTTTCGCGGGCCTACTACGCCATCGGCCAGTGGCAGCAGGCCGAGCTTTACGCCTCCGAGGCCATGCGCCGCCAGCCGCGCAACCTCCAATACCGGGCCCAGTACCTGCGCACCGTCCAGAAAAGCCAGTCCCGCCAGCGCCTGATGATCGAGCTGGCCAAGGCCTACGAGCAATTCCCCGACAGCCCGGACATCGCCCTGGCCCTGGCCCGCGGCTACGACAAGATCGAGCAGAACCCCCGCAACGCCCGCATCATGTACGAGACCTTCCTCCAGCTCGCCCCCGCCGACCACGCCAAGCGCGCCGAAATCGAGCAGTTACTGATAACGTACCCGTAA
- a CDS encoding DUF362 domain-containing protein produces MPVFFRLILLFLAMVSLRPAFAADYTPDADLQSYVWEYPMVRFNYYGYKAGVETLFRAYEHTSDKSLKPGEHGVVGIKIYTASGPGMRTPPNLVRAVVACLEERGFDRKKLFLIDSNAERLRESGYLPRRDTSPNEFEGIPVYALDSGDYYDKEWSYDSNLPSRERVAMAASNSRFSYEDDPEERKSYLAYPLISQVDFWINLPMASDNKALGISGALANATLWNISNNTRFLASPANAPVAVAEIAAIPELRETWVFTLQTLERYQFMGGPRFNSLYTGQEPKLWLSANPVAIDYLMWRRIYNGRARERFPVPDRDPQLFEYAQAVGLGNYKLDQLKLVRLQKAEGSDSSD; encoded by the coding sequence ATGCCCGTCTTTTTCAGATTGATCCTCCTTTTTCTGGCAATGGTGTCGCTCCGGCCCGCTTTCGCGGCGGACTATACGCCCGATGCGGACCTTCAGTCCTACGTGTGGGAATACCCGATGGTGAGGTTCAACTACTACGGCTACAAGGCCGGAGTCGAAACCCTCTTCCGCGCCTACGAGCACACCAGCGACAAGTCCCTCAAGCCGGGCGAACACGGCGTGGTCGGGATCAAGATATACACCGCCTCTGGCCCCGGCATGCGCACGCCGCCGAACCTTGTCCGCGCCGTGGTGGCCTGCCTGGAAGAGCGCGGCTTTGACCGGAAAAAACTTTTCCTCATCGACTCCAACGCCGAACGCCTGCGCGAAAGCGGCTACCTGCCCCGGCGCGACACCTCCCCGAACGAGTTCGAAGGCATCCCGGTTTATGCGCTGGATAGCGGCGACTACTACGACAAGGAGTGGTCCTACGACTCGAACCTGCCCTCCCGCGAACGCGTGGCGATGGCGGCCTCGAACTCACGCTTCAGCTATGAGGACGACCCTGAGGAGCGCAAAAGCTACCTGGCGTACCCGCTGATTTCGCAGGTGGACTTCTGGATCAACCTGCCGATGGCTTCCGACAACAAAGCGCTCGGCATCAGCGGCGCACTGGCCAACGCCACACTCTGGAACATCAGCAATAACACGCGCTTTCTGGCCAGCCCGGCCAACGCCCCCGTCGCCGTGGCGGAAATCGCCGCCATCCCCGAACTGCGTGAAACCTGGGTCTTTACCCTGCAAACGCTGGAGCGTTACCAGTTCATGGGCGGGCCGCGCTTCAACTCCCTCTACACCGGGCAGGAGCCCAAGCTCTGGCTGAGCGCCAACCCGGTCGCTATCGACTACCTGATGTGGCGCCGCATTTACAATGGCCGCGCCCGGGAGAGATTCCCCGTGCCGGATCGCGATCCGCAGCTCTTCGAGTACGCGCAGGCCGTGGGCCTGGGCAACTACAAGCTCGACCAGCTCAAGCTCGTCCGCCTGCAAAAAGCCGAAGGCAGCGACAGCTCCGACTAG
- the rpe gene encoding ribulose-phosphate 3-epimerase has product MSHRPIVAPSILAGNHARLADSLAQAEQTDGVFWVHIDIMDGHFVPNLSFGPQTVADLRGGSELFFDVHLMLDNPHLYIDAFIKAGAQNVTIHAEPDYPKAETLRQIRAQGATCGICINPGTPVEMLEPYLEAVDLVLLMTVQPGFGGQSFREDVLPKIEKVAHWREQHGYQWRIEVDGGVNLETGLRCRDAGADTFVAGTAFFKHADRAEFVRTLEGAPGETR; this is encoded by the coding sequence ATGTCCCACCGTCCCATCGTCGCCCCCTCCATCCTCGCCGGTAATCATGCCCGTCTGGCCGACAGCCTCGCCCAGGCCGAGCAGACCGACGGCGTCTTCTGGGTCCACATCGACATCATGGACGGGCACTTCGTCCCGAACCTCAGCTTCGGCCCCCAGACCGTGGCCGACCTGCGCGGGGGCAGCGAACTGTTTTTCGATGTCCACCTCATGCTGGACAACCCCCACCTTTACATTGACGCCTTCATCAAGGCCGGAGCCCAGAACGTGACCATCCACGCCGAGCCCGACTACCCGAAGGCCGAAACCCTGCGCCAGATCCGTGCGCAAGGGGCGACCTGCGGCATCTGCATCAACCCCGGAACCCCGGTGGAAATGCTGGAGCCCTACCTGGAAGCCGTGGACCTTGTTTTGTTGATGACCGTCCAGCCCGGCTTTGGCGGGCAGTCCTTCCGCGAGGATGTCCTGCCCAAGATCGAAAAGGTCGCCCACTGGCGCGAACAGCACGGCTACCAGTGGCGCATCGAGGTGGACGGCGGCGTTAACCTCGAAACCGGCTTGCGCTGCCGCGACGCCGGAGCCGACACCTTTGTCGCCGGGACCGCGTTCTTCAAGCACGCCGACCGCGCGGAATTCGTCCGCACCCTCGAAGGTGCCCCGGGTGAAACCCGATAG
- the lptE gene encoding LPS assembly lipoprotein LptE: MFRPARLRLSWFALVALALVFGACSHYRLGPPGELPFRTLYVAPVKNGSFAPQAGATLTDQTITDLQGHSNLKIVENASADATLEILIANYERTVGATQKQDTGLAQSYMLRMQCIVTLKNNRTGEILMNSREIWAEQQAFVQGGFQIAEYQALPVLTRTMAQKISNAVVSTW; the protein is encoded by the coding sequence ATGTTCCGCCCTGCCCGACTCCGTCTTTCCTGGTTCGCGCTGGTCGCGCTCGCCCTCGTCTTCGGGGCCTGCTCGCACTACCGGCTCGGCCCTCCCGGGGAGCTGCCCTTCCGCACGCTCTACGTCGCCCCGGTCAAGAACGGCTCCTTCGCCCCCCAGGCCGGAGCCACCCTGACCGACCAGACGATCACCGACCTGCAAGGCCACAGTAACCTCAAGATCGTCGAAAACGCCTCGGCCGACGCCACCCTGGAAATTCTCATCGCCAACTACGAGCGCACCGTCGGTGCCACGCAAAAGCAGGACACCGGCCTGGCCCAGTCCTACATGCTGCGCATGCAGTGCATCGTCACGCTCAAGAACAACCGCACCGGCGAGATCCTGATGAACAGCCGTGAGATCTGGGCCGAGCAGCAGGCTTTCGTCCAGGGCGGCTTCCAGATCGCCGAGTACCAGGCCCTGCCGGTGCTGACCCGCACCATGGCTCAGAAGATCTCCAACGCCGTAGTCAGCACCTGGTAA
- a CDS encoding tetratricopeptide repeat protein: MGIRFLTLFLFLTTLTALRASLVWTPDEGWHVVGRNTDHLVGPSGEDYTSALDLMNEARLEQEEGNQWSALDLYKEVVSDYPNSVFAPEAIYQRGVIYADRHQFETATKEFQKIIKKYPNYEGFNLVVQQLYNIGEKVQDGALPYYWGLFPGFYNADMSTKAYEEVVQSAPYSDYAPMALMNLAMVANDNDKPEEAIDALDRLINNYPDSFITSDAYLSLAQTYGALVQGPQYDQGATRQSISYYKDFLILFPDSTSVSEAEAGLYYMEETLAANRYDMGTFYWEYRNNPRAALIFLNEAITVAPDSPSARKARELIIEIKSGEKPPMTPYDWVFGRYKEPSDRQYDEQSEIDMLEDEGFQIEQTEDFLTTPGAEAAEIYDPATGTTEDYMGVGAPLMDPYLDDPIMEPYEGMWPADPLIGPEFGVDNLFPVQLPGPNTPQQEAVDKEQTEAAENQNLPAGAQ; this comes from the coding sequence ATGGGGATACGCTTCCTGACACTCTTTCTGTTTCTGACTACCCTGACCGCCCTGCGCGCCTCTCTGGTATGGACGCCTGACGAGGGCTGGCACGTCGTCGGACGCAACACGGACCACCTCGTCGGCCCCTCCGGCGAGGACTACACCAGCGCTCTCGACCTCATGAACGAGGCCCGCCTCGAGCAGGAGGAAGGTAACCAGTGGTCCGCCCTCGACCTTTACAAGGAAGTCGTCTCCGACTACCCGAACTCGGTTTTCGCCCCGGAGGCCATCTACCAGCGCGGCGTCATTTACGCCGACCGTCACCAGTTCGAAACCGCGACCAAGGAATTCCAGAAGATCATCAAGAAGTATCCTAATTACGAGGGCTTCAACCTCGTCGTCCAGCAGCTTTACAACATCGGCGAAAAGGTCCAGGACGGCGCCCTGCCCTACTACTGGGGGCTTTTCCCCGGCTTCTACAATGCCGACATGTCCACCAAAGCCTACGAGGAAGTTGTCCAGAGCGCCCCGTACAGCGACTACGCCCCCATGGCCCTCATGAACCTCGCTATGGTCGCCAACGACAACGACAAGCCCGAGGAGGCCATCGACGCGCTCGACCGCCTGATCAACAACTACCCGGACAGCTTCATCACCTCCGACGCTTACCTCAGCCTCGCCCAGACCTACGGCGCCCTCGTCCAGGGCCCCCAGTACGACCAGGGAGCCACCCGCCAGTCGATTTCCTACTACAAGGACTTCCTCATCCTCTTTCCAGACTCAACCAGCGTCTCCGAGGCTGAAGCCGGCCTCTACTACATGGAGGAAACCCTCGCCGCCAACCGCTACGACATGGGCACCTTTTACTGGGAATACCGCAACAACCCCCGCGCCGCCCTGATCTTCCTCAACGAGGCCATCACCGTCGCCCCCGATTCTCCCAGCGCCCGCAAGGCCCGCGAGCTGATCATCGAGATCAAGTCCGGCGAAAAGCCTCCCATGACCCCCTACGACTGGGTCTTTGGCCGCTACAAGGAGCCGAGCGACCGCCAGTACGACGAGCAGAGCGAGATCGACATGCTTGAGGACGAAGGCTTCCAGATCGAACAGACCGAAGACTTCCTGACCACCCCCGGAGCCGAAGCCGCCGAGATCTACGACCCGGCCACTGGCACCACCGAGGACTACATGGGTGTCGGCGCTCCTCTCATGGATCCCTATCTCGACGATCCGATCATGGAGCCGTACGAGGGCATGTGGCCCGCCGATCCGCTCATCGGCCCCGAGTTCGGGGTGGACAACCTCTTCCCCGTCCAGCTCCCCGGCCCGAACACCCCCCAGCAGGAAGCCGTGGACAAGGAGCAGACCGAAGCCGCCGAAAACCAGAACCTGCCCGCCGGAGCCCAGTAA
- a CDS encoding beta-ketoacyl-ACP synthase III, producing MPADTPSVIFQGIGAYVPARIVTNEELSQTVDTSDEWIRTRSGIRERRIAGPGQATSDLAVEAARAALDDAGLTAQDIDLIIVATMSPDMSFPSTACLVQSKLGANCVAAFDISAACSGFLYALETGTRMMQAGSYRHALVIGAEKMSSLMDWDDRATCVLFGDAAGAVVLGKSDQPGVGVIDSILRANGERPSLLYMPSGGSLSPASAETVANHEHFLKMNGKEIFKVAVRDMGKVALDLLEKTGVSPSEVACFIPHQANIRIIEAMVARMGVPMDKFLVNIDQFGNTSAASIPLALEQARRTGKVKPGDYVLMAAFGAGLTWAASLVKLT from the coding sequence ATGCCCGCAGACACACCTTCCGTTATATTTCAGGGAATCGGTGCCTATGTGCCCGCTCGTATCGTCACCAACGAGGAATTGTCCCAAACCGTCGATACCTCCGATGAGTGGATTCGCACCCGCTCCGGCATCCGCGAGCGCCGCATCGCCGGGCCAGGCCAGGCCACCTCCGACCTCGCGGTCGAGGCTGCCAGGGCCGCCCTGGACGACGCGGGCCTCACGGCGCAAGACATTGACCTGATTATCGTTGCCACCATGTCCCCGGACATGTCCTTTCCCTCGACCGCCTGCCTCGTCCAGAGCAAGCTCGGGGCAAACTGCGTGGCCGCCTTCGACATCTCGGCGGCGTGCAGCGGCTTTCTCTACGCGCTGGAGACGGGTACGCGCATGATGCAGGCCGGCTCTTACCGGCACGCGCTCGTCATCGGGGCCGAGAAGATGTCCAGCCTGATGGACTGGGACGACCGGGCGACCTGCGTGCTCTTTGGTGATGCGGCCGGGGCCGTTGTTTTAGGCAAAAGCGACCAGCCCGGCGTGGGCGTGATCGACAGCATCCTGCGCGCCAACGGCGAACGCCCCTCCCTGCTCTACATGCCCTCCGGGGGGTCTCTCAGCCCGGCCAGCGCCGAGACCGTGGCCAACCACGAGCATTTCCTGAAGATGAACGGCAAGGAGATCTTCAAGGTCGCCGTGCGCGACATGGGCAAGGTCGCCCTCGACCTGCTGGAAAAGACCGGCGTCAGCCCCTCCGAGGTCGCCTGCTTCATCCCCCATCAGGCCAATATCCGCATCATCGAGGCGATGGTGGCCCGCATGGGTGTGCCGATGGACAAGTTCCTCGTCAACATCGACCAGTTCGGCAACACCTCCGCCGCCTCCATCCCGCTCGCCCTGGAGCAGGCCCGCCGCACCGGCAAGGTCAAGCCCGGCGACTACGTCCTCATGGCCGCCTTTGGCGCGGGGCTCACCTGGGCCGCCTCTCTCGTCAAGCTGACCTAG
- the plsX gene encoding phosphate acyltransferase PlsX: MVEKTCGATVAVDAMGGDLGPSEVVAAIRLGLGSPDWTKLHKIILTGRQEELLPLLREAGLENHPKVVLEHAPDVISMDEKPKAAFRRKEASLLRVIDLVRTGQADGAVSCGNTGALMFSSTLILKKMSGVERPALPAVIPSRNHHFILLDAGAQPETTSRQLVHNAILGEAYARAIFPIAKPRVGLLTIGTEEGKGTARIAEAHDLLKQLKGEINYIGLIEGFDTFRSVADVVVCDGFTGNILLKTLEACLVTLKDVLKEEITANPIRKIGALLNKGAFASIKRTFSPEHYAGAPLLGLNGLVVKAHGSSNREFIKSAVRIACDALEHDMNAHIGDTIEKANALAKSAPVTPAGVEFSG, translated from the coding sequence ATGGTTGAAAAGACGTGTGGGGCCACCGTAGCGGTGGATGCAATGGGCGGCGATCTCGGTCCTTCCGAGGTGGTCGCCGCCATCCGGTTGGGGCTGGGCAGCCCTGACTGGACCAAGCTGCACAAGATCATCCTGACCGGTCGCCAGGAGGAACTCCTTCCGCTGCTGCGCGAGGCCGGACTCGAAAACCACCCCAAGGTCGTGCTGGAGCACGCCCCGGATGTCATCTCGATGGACGAGAAGCCCAAGGCCGCCTTCCGGCGCAAGGAAGCTTCGCTGCTGCGCGTGATTGATCTGGTGCGCACCGGCCAGGCCGACGGAGCCGTCAGTTGCGGCAACACCGGGGCCCTGATGTTCTCCTCCACCCTGATCCTGAAAAAGATGAGCGGCGTGGAGCGCCCCGCCCTGCCCGCCGTCATCCCCAGCCGCAACCACCACTTCATCCTGCTCGACGCGGGGGCCCAGCCCGAGACCACGAGCCGCCAGCTCGTCCACAACGCGATCCTTGGCGAAGCCTACGCGCGCGCGATCTTCCCCATTGCCAAGCCCCGGGTCGGCCTGCTGACCATCGGCACCGAGGAGGGCAAGGGCACGGCACGCATCGCCGAGGCGCACGATTTGCTCAAGCAACTCAAGGGCGAGATCAACTACATCGGGCTGATCGAGGGCTTCGACACCTTCCGCAGCGTGGCCGACGTCGTTGTTTGCGACGGCTTTACCGGCAACATCCTCCTGAAAACGCTCGAAGCCTGCCTCGTCACCCTCAAGGACGTGCTCAAGGAGGAGATCACCGCGAACCCGATCCGCAAGATCGGCGCACTGCTTAACAAGGGCGCGTTCGCCAGTATCAAGCGCACCTTCAGCCCCGAGCACTACGCCGGAGCGCCCCTGCTCGGGCTCAACGGCCTCGTGGTCAAGGCCCACGGCTCCAGCAACCGGGAATTTATCAAGAGCGCCGTGCGCATCGCCTGCGACGCGCTGGAGCACGACATGAACGCCCACATCGGCGACACCATCGAAAAAGCCAACGCCCTGGCCAAATCCGCCCCCGTAACGCCCGCAGGCGTAGAATTTTCTGGTTAA
- the groL gene encoding chaperonin GroEL (60 kDa chaperone family; promotes refolding of misfolded polypeptides especially under stressful conditions; forms two stacked rings of heptamers to form a barrel-shaped 14mer; ends can be capped by GroES; misfolded proteins enter the barrel where they are refolded when GroES binds) — MPKQMVFDEAARKKILAGVEALAKAVAVTLGPKGRNVLIDKKFGSPTVTKDGVSVAKEVELKDPYENMGAQMVREVASKTSDSAGDGTTTATVLAEAIFREGLKNVAAGSNPIFLKRGIDKAVEAAVEKLAKDSKKVSSREEIKQVATVSANWDSEIGEIIADAMDKVGKDGTITVEEAKGIETTLDVVEGMQFDKGYLSPYFVTNAETMDCVLEDAYILIHEKKISSLNDLLPILQNVAKSGKPFLIISEDVEGEALAALVVNKLRGTLNVAAVKAPGFGDRRKAMLEDIAILTGGRLITEDLGIKLENVQLADLGQAKRVVIDKENTTIVEGAGKSSDIQGRVKLIRRQIEETSSDYDREKLQERLAKLAGGVAVINVGAPTEPDMKEKKARVEDALHATRAAVEEGISIGGSVGLLRTAEAIEKVADSLEGDEQVGARIIRRAIELPLKKLCSNAGVEGSLVVQEVLKSKGSKGYNVATGVYEDLAKAGVVDPTKVTRSSLQNAASVSGLLLTTECMITDLPEEKSGGAPDMGGMGGMGGMGGMM, encoded by the coding sequence ATGCCTAAGCAAATGGTATTCGATGAAGCCGCCCGCAAGAAGATCCTTGCCGGTGTTGAAGCTCTCGCCAAGGCCGTTGCCGTGACCCTCGGACCGAAGGGCCGCAACGTTCTTATCGACAAGAAATTCGGCTCGCCGACCGTCACCAAGGACGGCGTCAGCGTGGCCAAGGAAGTGGAACTGAAGGACCCCTACGAAAACATGGGTGCCCAGATGGTGCGTGAAGTCGCCTCCAAGACTTCCGACAGCGCCGGTGACGGTACCACCACCGCCACCGTCCTGGCCGAAGCCATCTTCCGCGAAGGTCTCAAGAACGTCGCCGCCGGCTCGAACCCGATCTTCCTCAAGCGCGGGATCGACAAGGCCGTTGAAGCCGCCGTTGAAAAGCTCGCCAAGGACTCCAAGAAGGTTTCCAGCCGCGAAGAGATCAAGCAGGTTGCCACCGTCTCGGCCAACTGGGACAGCGAAATCGGCGAAATCATCGCCGACGCCATGGACAAGGTCGGCAAGGACGGCACGATCACGGTCGAAGAAGCCAAGGGTATCGAAACCACCCTCGACGTGGTCGAAGGGATGCAGTTCGACAAGGGCTACCTCTCGCCGTACTTCGTGACCAATGCCGAAACGATGGACTGCGTCCTCGAAGACGCCTACATCCTGATCCACGAGAAGAAGATCAGCAGTCTCAATGACTTGCTCCCGATCCTCCAGAACGTGGCCAAGTCCGGCAAGCCCTTCCTCATCATCTCCGAAGACGTCGAAGGTGAAGCCCTCGCCGCCCTCGTGGTGAACAAGCTGCGTGGCACCCTGAATGTCGCCGCCGTCAAGGCTCCCGGCTTCGGTGACCGCCGCAAGGCCATGCTCGAAGACATCGCCATCCTCACCGGTGGCCGCCTGATCACCGAAGACCTCGGCATCAAGCTGGAGAACGTGCAGCTCGCCGACCTCGGCCAGGCCAAGCGCGTCGTCATCGACAAGGAAAACACCACCATCGTCGAAGGTGCCGGCAAGAGCTCCGACATCCAGGGCCGCGTGAAGCTGATCCGTCGCCAGATCGAGGAAACTTCCTCGGACTACGACCGCGAAAAGCTCCAGGAACGCCTGGCCAAGCTGGCCGGTGGCGTCGCCGTCATCAATGTCGGCGCTCCGACCGAGCCCGACATGAAGGAGAAGAAGGCCCGCGTCGAAGACGCCCTGCACGCCACCCGCGCCGCCGTCGAAGAAGGTATCTCCATCGGTGGTTCCGTCGGCCTGCTGCGCACGGCCGAAGCCATCGAGAAGGTCGCCGACTCCCTCGAAGGTGACGAACAGGTGGGCGCCCGCATCATCCGCCGCGCCATCGAGCTGCCGCTCAAGAAGCTCTGCTCGAACGCCGGTGTTGAAGGCAGCCTCGTCGTCCAGGAAGTGCTCAAGTCCAAGGGCTCGAAGGGTTACAACGTCGCCACTGGCGTTTACGAAGACCTGGCCAAGGCCGGTGTCGTCGATCCGACCAAGGTGACCCGTTCCTCCCTCCAGAATGCCGCTTCGGTCTCCGGCCTGCTCCTGACCACCGAGTGCATGATCACCGACCTGCCCGAAGAAAAGTCCGGCGGTGCCCCCGATATGGGCGGCATGGGCGGAATGGGCGGCATGGGCGGCATGATGTAA
- a CDS encoding co-chaperone GroES, protein MSKAPKIQPLGDRVLVKTVEDQEQIKGGIYIPDSAKEKPQEAEVVALGTGAKNDKGEPQPFNVKVGDKVIVSKYGGTEVKFGDQSYTLLREDDILAIVG, encoded by the coding sequence ATGAGTAAAGCACCTAAGATCCAACCCCTCGGAGACCGCGTTCTTGTCAAGACGGTCGAAGATCAGGAACAAATCAAGGGCGGTATCTATATTCCGGATTCCGCCAAGGAAAAGCCGCAGGAGGCCGAAGTGGTCGCCCTGGGCACCGGCGCCAAGAACGACAAGGGCGAGCCCCAGCCGTTCAACGTCAAGGTCGGTGACAAGGTCATCGTCTCCAAGTACGGCGGCACCGAGGTCAAGTTCGGCGACCAGTCCTACACGCTGCTGCGCGAGGACGACATCCTCGCCATCGTCGGCTAG